GCCAGACCTGACCCGCGCTGTTCCTTCATACCGGCTTCAACCCATTTCGATGACAATCTTTCAGGTTTCTCTCTTGAAAGAGAACCGGCGAGAACGGTGTGCAATTGCACCGCGTGAAGTAGTTCTCCAGAAAGCGACGTGACGCTCGACTGGATTCTTCCATCAGGGTCCAGTTGAATCGCTTTCCAGTGCGATCCTAGATTCAGCACGATCGCTGGTGGTTGAATCATTCCGAGCGCTGCCAAGCCCGCACACAGCGTCTCCTCGCCGCGCATCACATCGACGTCGTTGATCGAGTCGGTGGTCGCATTGGCAGGACCAGAGCGAACTCCAGGAACCAGAAGGAAGGGAAGGTCGGAGACGTCCGGGAAGTGATGCCACCGCGCGGCGGCCGTTAGTTCGTCGATTCCCCCAGAAGGCCGTATGTGTGGCACTTCTGTGAGGCCCAAATTGGAACCAATCATCCCGGCTGCCACAATGTATTGAGGACTAGAACATTCGCCGCTGCGCTGAGTTTCGTGACAAGCTTTTGTGATTAGCTCCCGTAATCCTTTGCGAATTGCCCCGCTGCCGTCGCGTGCAGAGTCGCGAATTCCAATCAACTCGTTTGCGCTTGCCACGATCCGGTCACCGCACATGAGCCACACGCGAGTGTTGGTTGTGCCCATGTCGACGTAGACGGCTCGAACGTTCTCCCGACCTCTCGCGACGCTCGTCACTCTTCCGATGCCTTTTATTGCAGGGACCCAGGGTCACTGCAATATACGTTAGTTTGAGCACTTGGGTGTTGATAGACGAAACGACGGCTTCCGCGACATGGTAAAGACGCAACATGCTGCGTCTCTACCATTCATGCTTGCGTTGTAACATGAGGCTCGCAATGAAGACCGAGAGGGCGGCGCCACCATACGTTCGTGTGCACAAGCGCGACAAC
This Terriglobales bacterium DNA region includes the following protein-coding sequences:
- a CDS encoding 2-dehydro-3-deoxygalactonokinase, whose product is MTSVARGRENVRAVYVDMGTTNTRVWLMCGDRIVASANELIGIRDSARDGSGAIRKGLRELITKACHETQRSGECSSPQYIVAAGMIGSNLGLTEVPHIRPSGGIDELTAAARWHHFPDVSDLPFLLVPGVRSGPANATTDSINDVDVMRGEETLCAGLAALGMIQPPAIVLNLGSHWKAIQLDPDGRIQSSVTSLSGELLHAVQLHTVLAGSLSREKPERLSSKWVEAGMKEQRGSGLARSLFCARLLDLANQGSREDRLAFVVGAFIASDLDALLARSTLGPHTSVALVGHSAISEAWQTALSEKQISATIITQKQAETALLEALRRILVGALPSLESASQKSTRE